In the Pseudolabrys taiwanensis genome, one interval contains:
- a CDS encoding MarR family winged helix-turn-helix transcriptional regulator translates to MSRRLVLQDFLPYLLNRAGMKIGLVFSRDVEPYGVTLPMWRVLIELWHKGDHRLGELAERTTIDLSTLSRLIVSMQRKRLVVRRRSGLDRRALSLALTEKGLELVEKVAPYALHYEQVAMQGLSESEIAQLKHALRKVFENLDEATRRKAASGKTAARRGRRAKTPITSDRDSA, encoded by the coding sequence ATGTCGCGACGGCTGGTCCTCCAGGATTTCCTGCCTTATCTCCTCAACCGCGCCGGTATGAAAATCGGCTTGGTGTTTTCGCGCGACGTCGAGCCTTATGGCGTCACGTTGCCGATGTGGCGCGTCCTCATCGAGCTCTGGCACAAAGGCGACCACCGCCTCGGCGAATTGGCAGAGCGGACGACCATCGATCTTTCGACACTGTCGCGCTTGATCGTTTCCATGCAGCGCAAGCGCCTGGTGGTGAGGCGCCGCTCCGGTCTCGACCGCCGCGCCTTAAGCCTGGCTCTCACCGAAAAGGGCCTGGAACTCGTCGAGAAAGTAGCGCCTTACGCGCTTCATTACGAGCAAGTGGCCATGCAGGGCTTGAGCGAAAGCGAGATCGCTCAACTCAAGCACGCATTGCGGAAGGTTTTCGAAAACCTCGACGAGGCGACCCGGCGGAAGGCCGCCTCCGGCAAGACAGCGGCGCGCCGCGGCCGCCGCGCCAAAACCCCGATCACGTCCGATCGAGATTCAGCTTGA
- a CDS encoding amidohydrolase family protein produces MKGKIGLEEHFAIEETLQDSAGFLPEVYWKELSHRLIDIHDTRLREMDAHGMEMMLLSLNAPTVQAIPDPKKADEIARRANDYLAEQVAKRPDRFQGLAALPMQDPDLAARELQRCVRDLGFKGVLVNGFSQVREEISAVYYDLPQYWPFWAEVEKLDMPFYLHPRNPLPSMAPIYDGHPWLLGPTWAFAQETAVHALRMMASGLFDQYPKLDIILGHLGEGLPYNMWRIDNRNGWAKAPPRYPAKKKLCEYFQANFYLTTSGNFRTQTLIDAILEIGADRILFSTDWPFENVDHAADWFDTTSISEADRVKIGRTNAIDLFKLNLDRT; encoded by the coding sequence ATGAAGGGCAAGATCGGGCTGGAAGAGCACTTTGCCATCGAGGAGACGCTGCAGGATTCGGCCGGCTTCCTGCCCGAGGTCTACTGGAAAGAGCTGAGCCACCGGCTGATCGACATTCACGACACGCGACTGCGCGAGATGGATGCGCACGGCATGGAGATGATGCTGCTGTCACTCAACGCGCCGACGGTGCAGGCCATTCCCGACCCGAAGAAGGCTGACGAGATCGCCCGCCGCGCCAACGATTATTTGGCCGAGCAGGTGGCCAAGCGGCCGGACCGCTTTCAGGGACTCGCGGCCTTGCCGATGCAGGACCCGGACCTTGCCGCGCGCGAATTGCAGCGTTGCGTTCGCGATCTCGGCTTCAAGGGCGTGCTGGTGAACGGTTTCTCGCAGGTTCGCGAGGAAATCAGCGCCGTCTATTACGATCTTCCGCAGTATTGGCCGTTCTGGGCGGAGGTCGAGAAGCTCGACATGCCGTTCTATCTGCATCCGCGCAACCCGCTGCCGAGCATGGCGCCGATCTATGACGGCCATCCCTGGCTGTTGGGGCCGACCTGGGCCTTCGCGCAGGAGACGGCGGTCCACGCGCTACGCATGATGGCGTCGGGTCTTTTCGATCAGTATCCAAAGCTCGACATCATCCTCGGCCATCTGGGCGAGGGGCTGCCTTACAACATGTGGCGGATCGATAACCGCAATGGCTGGGCCAAGGCGCCGCCGCGCTACCCGGCCAAGAAGAAGCTTTGCGAGTATTTCCAGGCCAACTTCTATCTGACGACGTCCGGCAATTTCCGCACCCAGACGTTGATCGATGCGATCCTGGAAATCGGCGCCGACCGCATCCTGTTTTCGACCGATTGGCCTTTCGAGAACGTCGATCACGCGGCCGACTGGTTCGACACCACAAGCATCAGCGAGGCGGATCGGGTAAAGATCGGCCGCACCAATGCGATCGATCTGTTCAAGCTGAATCTCGATCGGACGTGA
- a CDS encoding maleylacetate reductase: METFVYNGLPTRVIFGSGTAARLRAEIERTPCRRAFVVGTREQAASVDAVAASLGPIAVDTFAGAAMHTPTDVTQSALERFKECGADCTVAVGGGSAVGLGKAIALRTDAMQFVLPTTYAGSEMTPILGETENGVKTTQRSPKVQPEVAIYDVDLTLTLPAKLSTTSGMNAIAHAVEALYAEDRNPIISVMAEQAITALGRALPVIVANPQDRPARSDALYGAWLCGMCLGSVGMALHHKLCHVLGGSFDLPHAETHTVVLPHAFAYNAAAAPAAEQVLRRALGGNDGARALFDLAGALKAPTSLRSLGMPEDGIDHAADLAVKNPYWNPRPLERQAIRDLIAGAWAGEPPVSGAEA; the protein is encoded by the coding sequence ATGGAAACATTCGTCTACAACGGGCTTCCGACCCGGGTGATCTTCGGTAGCGGAACGGCGGCGCGCCTGCGCGCGGAGATCGAGCGGACGCCATGCCGACGCGCCTTCGTCGTCGGCACACGCGAGCAGGCAGCGAGCGTCGACGCCGTTGCCGCGTCGCTTGGTCCGATTGCGGTGGACACTTTTGCCGGCGCCGCGATGCATACGCCGACCGATGTCACGCAATCCGCGCTCGAACGCTTTAAAGAATGTGGTGCCGATTGCACCGTTGCCGTCGGCGGCGGCTCGGCCGTCGGCCTCGGCAAGGCGATCGCCTTGCGCACCGACGCGATGCAATTCGTGCTGCCGACAACCTATGCCGGCTCCGAGATGACGCCGATCCTAGGCGAGACGGAGAACGGCGTTAAGACGACGCAAAGATCGCCCAAAGTGCAGCCGGAGGTCGCGATCTACGACGTCGATCTGACCCTAACCTTGCCGGCGAAATTGTCGACAACGTCCGGCATGAACGCGATCGCGCACGCGGTGGAGGCCCTTTATGCCGAAGACCGCAACCCGATCATTTCGGTGATGGCCGAGCAGGCGATCACGGCCCTCGGCCGCGCCCTCCCCGTCATCGTCGCGAACCCGCAGGACAGACCGGCGCGGTCGGACGCGCTCTACGGCGCCTGGCTCTGCGGCATGTGTCTGGGATCGGTGGGCATGGCACTGCATCACAAGCTGTGCCACGTGCTCGGCGGCTCGTTCGACTTGCCGCATGCCGAAACGCACACCGTCGTCCTGCCGCACGCATTCGCGTATAACGCCGCGGCGGCGCCCGCGGCCGAACAGGTGCTTCGACGTGCGCTCGGCGGAAACGACGGCGCGCGCGCCTTGTTCGACCTCGCCGGCGCGCTCAAAGCGCCCACGAGCCTGCGCTCGCTCGGCATGCCGGAAGACGGTATCGACCATGCGGCCGATCTGGCGGTAAAGAACCCGTACTGGAATCCCCGCCCCCTGGAGCGCCAGGCGATCCGCGATCTCATTGCGGGCGCCTGGGCCGGCGAACCGCCGGTTTCCGGTGCCGAGGCTTGA
- a CDS encoding intradiol ring-cleavage dioxygenase: protein MRNFNENTITDAVLDRIKNTPDPRLKQIFTSLVRHLHDFVRDVRVTDAEWAAAIDFLTRTGQKCDGNRQEFVLLSDTLGVSMLVDAINHGTSGSTETTVLGPFYVPNPPEYPLGADIHGGMKGDPLYVTGRVTSLDGKPLDNAIVDVWHSDDDGYYDVQQIEKVGGLSGRARFRTDQNGDFNFWTIKPAAYPIPYDGPVGDMLTVQARHPWRPAHVHFMIEAPGYEKIATHVFVNGDQYLDSDAVFGVKDTLIADFIHHRPGTAPDGKTMDKDYHTLNFDFALAPARKG from the coding sequence ATGCGAAACTTCAACGAGAACACGATCACCGACGCGGTGCTCGACCGCATCAAGAACACGCCCGATCCGCGCCTGAAGCAGATTTTCACCTCGCTCGTGCGCCATCTGCACGATTTCGTCCGCGATGTACGCGTGACCGATGCGGAATGGGCCGCGGCGATCGACTTCCTCACGCGCACCGGTCAGAAGTGCGATGGCAATCGGCAGGAGTTCGTGCTGTTGTCGGATACGCTCGGCGTATCGATGCTGGTCGATGCCATCAATCACGGCACCTCCGGCAGCACGGAGACGACGGTGCTCGGCCCGTTCTACGTGCCCAACCCGCCGGAGTATCCGCTCGGCGCCGACATTCACGGCGGCATGAAGGGAGATCCGCTCTACGTGACGGGGCGCGTCACCTCGCTCGACGGCAAACCTTTGGACAACGCCATCGTCGATGTCTGGCATTCGGACGACGACGGCTACTACGACGTGCAACAGATCGAGAAGGTTGGTGGCCTGTCGGGCCGCGCCCGCTTCCGCACCGACCAGAATGGGGATTTCAACTTCTGGACGATCAAACCCGCGGCCTATCCGATCCCTTACGACGGCCCGGTCGGCGATATGCTGACCGTGCAGGCGCGTCACCCGTGGCGTCCCGCCCACGTACATTTCATGATCGAGGCGCCCGGCTACGAGAAAATCGCCACGCATGTCTTCGTCAATGGCGACCAGTATCTCGACAGCGATGCCGTGTTTGGCGTGAAAGACACACTCATCGCCGATTTCATCCACCATCGTCCCGGCACCGCGCCCGACGGCAAGACGATGGACAAGGATTACCACACACTCAACTTCGACTTCGCGCTGGCGCCCGCCCGCAAGGGGTAG
- a CDS encoding chemotaxis protein CheB yields MAETGGGASTQPRNDNGRPVMVAMGASAGGLRALQAFFAALPANTGAAFVVVTHLDPERHSQLPELLSARTSMTVVSVERRMKVEPNHVYVIPPDRSLRIVDHEIEPIEFAEPRGKRAPIDAFFRSVSERLGDGFAVILSGANSDGALGVRAVKETGGIILVQDPAEADHATMPRSAIATGIVDFVLPVRELSARLADLIRLKQSGPFADGPKVDEELVHRIMAHLRIRTGHDFSKYKRSTVLRRIVRRMQVTRTDDLKAYYDHMRENAEEANALLADLLISVTGFFRDAEAFEVLRKLALPQLFDANAGEPIRVWVAGCATGEEAYSIAMLLLEEASRRELRPPIQVFGSDLDGRALTIAREGRYPAAIETDVNDERLRRFFVNEGDGYRVRQELRDVVLFAVHDLLKDPPFSRVDLISCRNVMIYLDRELQEQVCGTFHYALNPGGFLFLGSSETAENPPGLFRSLDRSARVYQSTAHAGEKPRLLPRLLGPVRIREQIGQLARGMTPSAALSDAAMHRRAIERVAPPSILVDENHRVIHLSDHAGRYLLPSGGPLSGDVVDLVRPELRFELRSALHRLFEQHLPTLSLPIHVRFNGSTKRVLLQIKATEEEEANRTAIVMFVEGDEVEEGGASADHRSTNETVRRLMQELELTQARLRTVREESDAANEELRAANEELQSINEEYRSTSEELETSKEELQSINEELQTVNSELKLKLEAISRAHSDLQNLMAATDFGTLFLDSRLHIKRFTERVTELFSIKPADEGRPVTDFAHQLQYDDLIKDVRAVLSDLAPVRREIHSRAGKWYDVRIRPYRTVDDKIDGVVITFVDVTERRDVEEALRESELRLRQQKQLVDLSRDPIFVWDFDGGILEWNKGCEVLYGYSRAEALGKDKERLLKTVVPGATFDELRARLLRDGNWSGELRQTVKDGRQITVESIIQLEAMDGRRFVLESTRDISERKGWDERQDMLLRELKHRVKNILTVVGAVANQASREAQSTKEFLDTFRGGLSALSSAHDLLVQSDWEGADLEVLARRQLEPYMSKVKDRLTVRGEAVLLPPAMATPFSLVLHELTVNAAKYGALSVANGRIEVSWTVTPRDGANHLSLVWRESGGPTLGDVEKMGAGSALLNQAIPGATVKRTFEKTGLVCTVDVNLRNAI; encoded by the coding sequence ATGGCTGAGACAGGCGGTGGCGCTTCGACGCAGCCACGGAACGATAACGGTCGTCCAGTCATGGTGGCGATGGGGGCGTCCGCCGGTGGTCTGCGCGCCCTTCAAGCGTTCTTTGCGGCGCTTCCCGCCAATACAGGTGCGGCTTTCGTGGTTGTCACGCACCTCGATCCCGAGCGGCACAGCCAATTGCCCGAACTGTTATCCGCTCGCACCAGCATGACCGTCGTGTCCGTCGAACGTCGGATGAAGGTCGAGCCGAACCACGTCTATGTCATCCCGCCTGACCGTAGTCTACGGATTGTCGATCATGAGATCGAACCGATCGAGTTCGCGGAGCCGCGGGGCAAACGCGCGCCTATCGACGCCTTCTTCCGTTCGGTGTCCGAACGGCTCGGCGACGGCTTTGCGGTCATTCTAAGTGGTGCCAATTCAGATGGCGCCCTCGGCGTGCGAGCCGTCAAGGAAACGGGTGGTATCATTCTCGTGCAGGATCCGGCCGAGGCCGATCATGCGACCATGCCGCGCAGCGCCATTGCGACCGGTATCGTCGATTTTGTTCTGCCCGTACGCGAGCTCAGCGCGCGTCTCGCGGATTTAATCAGGCTGAAGCAGAGCGGGCCCTTTGCGGACGGGCCGAAGGTCGACGAGGAGTTGGTGCACCGGATCATGGCACACCTGCGCATCCGCACCGGTCACGATTTCTCGAAGTACAAGCGCTCGACCGTTCTACGCCGGATCGTCCGCCGGATGCAGGTGACGCGCACTGACGATTTGAAAGCCTATTACGATCACATGAGGGAGAACGCGGAGGAGGCTAATGCGCTCCTCGCCGACCTCCTGATCTCCGTGACGGGTTTCTTTCGTGACGCCGAAGCGTTCGAGGTGCTGCGGAAGTTGGCGCTTCCGCAGTTGTTCGACGCCAATGCCGGGGAGCCGATCCGCGTCTGGGTTGCCGGCTGCGCAACCGGCGAAGAGGCCTACAGCATTGCCATGTTGCTGTTGGAAGAGGCGAGCCGCCGCGAATTGCGACCTCCCATTCAGGTCTTCGGCTCGGATCTTGACGGTCGGGCTCTCACCATCGCGCGGGAAGGGCGCTATCCAGCAGCCATCGAAACCGACGTCAACGACGAGCGGCTAAGGCGCTTTTTCGTCAACGAGGGGGACGGCTACCGCGTGCGCCAGGAATTGCGCGACGTGGTGCTGTTTGCCGTGCATGATCTCCTCAAAGATCCGCCGTTCTCGCGCGTCGATCTGATCTCTTGTCGCAATGTTATGATCTATCTGGACCGTGAGCTGCAGGAGCAGGTCTGCGGGACATTCCACTACGCGCTCAATCCCGGAGGCTTCCTGTTTCTGGGGTCGTCGGAGACCGCCGAGAACCCGCCGGGCCTGTTTCGCAGCTTAGATCGCAGCGCGCGCGTTTACCAATCGACCGCTCATGCGGGCGAAAAACCAAGGCTGCTACCGCGCTTGCTCGGTCCGGTACGGATCAGAGAGCAAATCGGCCAACTGGCGCGGGGGATGACGCCGTCGGCGGCACTGAGCGATGCGGCCATGCACCGCCGGGCGATCGAGCGCGTGGCGCCGCCCAGCATTTTGGTCGACGAAAATCACCGCGTCATCCATCTGTCGGACCATGCCGGGCGTTATCTTTTGCCGTCCGGTGGGCCTTTGAGCGGCGATGTCGTCGATCTGGTTCGGCCCGAGCTGCGCTTCGAGTTGCGTTCCGCGCTACACCGGTTGTTCGAGCAGCATCTGCCGACGTTGAGTTTGCCTATTCACGTTCGCTTCAATGGCAGCACCAAACGCGTGTTGCTTCAGATCAAAGCGACGGAAGAGGAAGAGGCAAACCGCACGGCCATCGTCATGTTCGTCGAGGGGGACGAGGTCGAAGAAGGCGGCGCTTCGGCGGACCATCGGTCGACCAACGAGACGGTGCGGCGTCTGATGCAAGAGTTGGAGCTGACCCAGGCGCGGCTGCGGACCGTGCGTGAGGAGTCGGACGCCGCCAACGAAGAGCTGCGCGCCGCCAACGAAGAGCTGCAGTCGATCAACGAGGAGTACCGCTCGACGTCCGAAGAGCTGGAGACGAGCAAGGAGGAGTTGCAGTCGATCAACGAGGAACTGCAGACCGTCAACAGCGAGTTGAAACTGAAGCTCGAGGCCATTTCACGGGCGCATAGCGACCTGCAAAATCTCATGGCCGCGACGGATTTCGGTACGCTGTTTCTCGATTCACGCTTGCACATCAAGCGTTTTACCGAGCGGGTGACCGAGCTTTTCTCCATCAAGCCGGCCGACGAGGGAAGGCCGGTCACCGATTTCGCGCACCAGCTTCAGTATGACGATCTGATCAAAGACGTGCGGGCGGTGTTGTCGGACCTGGCGCCGGTGCGGCGTGAGATTCATAGCCGGGCGGGGAAGTGGTACGACGTGCGCATTCGGCCCTATCGTACTGTGGACGATAAGATCGACGGCGTCGTGATTACATTCGTCGACGTCACCGAACGTCGTGACGTCGAGGAGGCGCTGCGCGAAAGCGAGCTGCGCCTGCGGCAGCAGAAACAGCTCGTCGATCTGTCTCGCGACCCGATCTTCGTATGGGATTTCGACGGCGGCATTCTCGAATGGAACAAAGGCTGCGAAGTGCTTTACGGCTACAGCCGCGCCGAGGCGCTCGGAAAGGACAAAGAACGGCTATTGAAGACCGTGGTGCCAGGCGCGACTTTCGATGAACTTCGCGCGCGCCTGCTTCGTGACGGCAACTGGTCCGGCGAGTTGCGGCAGACCGTCAAGGACGGCCGGCAGATCACGGTCGAAAGCATCATTCAGCTCGAGGCCATGGATGGCCGCCGCTTTGTGCTGGAAAGCACGCGCGATATCAGCGAGCGCAAGGGGTGGGACGAGCGCCAGGATATGCTCCTCAGGGAGCTCAAGCACCGCGTCAAGAACATCCTCACCGTGGTCGGCGCGGTCGCAAACCAGGCCTCGCGCGAAGCCCAATCGACAAAGGAATTCCTCGATACCTTCCGCGGCGGCCTAAGCGCGCTTTCGAGCGCCCACGACCTCCTTGTGCAATCCGATTGGGAGGGTGCGGACCTGGAGGTGTTGGCACGCAGGCAGCTCGAGCCTTACATGTCGAAAGTGAAAGATCGTCTGACGGTGCGCGGCGAAGCTGTGCTTCTGCCGCCGGCCATGGCGACGCCGTTCAGCTTGGTTCTGCACGAACTGACCGTCAACGCCGCCAAATACGGCGCGCTCTCGGTCGCCAATGGCCGCATAGAGGTCAGTTGGACGGTCACGCCTCGGGATGGAGCCAATCACCTCTCGCTTGTTTGGCGGGAGAGTGGCGGCCCCACGCTGGGCGATGTCGAGAAGATGGGCGCGGGAAGTGCGCTGTTGAACCAGGCGATCCCCGGCGCGACCGTGAAGCGGACGTTCGAAAAGACGGGGCTCGTCTGCACGGTGGACGTGAACCTGCGGAACGCCATTTAG
- a CDS encoding chemotaxis protein CheB → MGNRNILAIGTSAGGVEALRFLVSKLDADLPAAVLVTIHLPSHGESVLDELLNSAGQLPTKFAEDGELIRNGAMYVAPADRHLLIDDDRVRLGHGPRESNARPAIDPMLRSAALCCAARTVGVVLTGTLDDGASGLCSIAECGGVTVVQDPKDAAFSDMPLKALDRVSADHVVPLAHMPQLLDRLVRQPAGDTRPISKLLPYEVEVARTGRASMQQTGEFRRRSLLSCPACHAPLTKIDEGNPSRYRCCSCSAYTADLMSLALDESLRRALAVALRALEERAAVAGKLEKDARQRHQTLVATDWERRVKEYQKETGIVRDAIVRIDDIETIRRATHTRLQNPAPNCD, encoded by the coding sequence ATGGGTAACCGAAATATCCTCGCGATTGGCACGTCCGCCGGCGGCGTGGAGGCGCTTCGATTTCTCGTATCGAAGCTCGATGCCGATCTTCCCGCAGCGGTTCTCGTGACAATCCATCTGCCCAGCCATGGCGAGTCCGTCTTGGATGAGTTGCTGAACAGCGCGGGGCAGTTGCCGACCAAATTCGCCGAAGACGGAGAGCTTATCAGAAACGGAGCGATGTATGTCGCGCCGGCCGATCGTCATTTGCTGATCGACGACGACCGGGTGCGGCTGGGACATGGGCCACGGGAGAGCAATGCCCGTCCAGCGATCGATCCTATGTTGCGCTCGGCGGCCTTGTGTTGTGCGGCGCGGACGGTTGGCGTCGTCCTGACGGGAACCCTGGACGACGGCGCTTCCGGACTATGTTCGATCGCCGAATGCGGCGGCGTGACCGTGGTGCAGGACCCAAAGGACGCCGCTTTCTCCGATATGCCCCTCAAAGCACTCGACCGCGTCAGCGCCGATCATGTGGTGCCGCTTGCGCACATGCCGCAGCTTCTGGACAGGCTCGTACGGCAGCCGGCTGGCGACACGCGGCCGATCTCGAAGCTCCTCCCGTACGAAGTCGAAGTCGCTCGCACAGGACGGGCCAGTATGCAGCAAACCGGCGAGTTCAGGCGCCGGTCGTTGCTTTCCTGCCCCGCCTGTCACGCCCCCCTGACGAAAATCGATGAAGGCAATCCTTCGCGCTATCGGTGCTGCAGTTGCAGCGCCTACACGGCCGATTTGATGAGTCTTGCGCTCGACGAAAGCCTGCGTCGCGCGCTTGCCGTAGCCTTGCGGGCCCTCGAAGAGCGAGCGGCGGTCGCCGGCAAACTAGAGAAGGACGCCCGACAGAGGCACCAGACGCTGGTCGCGACCGACTGGGAGCGACGAGTAAAAGAATACCAAAAGGAGACCGGCATCGTTCGCGACGCAATCGTGCGGATCGATGACATTGAGACGATCCGGCGTGCCACGCATACGCGGCTGCAGAACCCGGCACCGAATTGTGATTGA
- a CDS encoding DUF6894 family protein, with protein sequence MPRYFFNLRTGRSLLRDFDGNEFDNEAAARTHAETIVRELMRNNEAASRVWRLEVCNSDRSPCFEILFATLDDTIKHLPSNLRESVTIVSTRIGSLSDAIEDVRMSIRELRATLAQTNRAPYLAAVHGRRIGGV encoded by the coding sequence ATGCCCCGCTATTTCTTTAATCTGAGAACCGGTCGTTCGCTGCTGCGAGACTTCGACGGAAACGAGTTCGACAACGAAGCGGCCGCCCGCACCCATGCGGAAACGATCGTGCGCGAACTTATGCGGAATAACGAGGCGGCATCTCGCGTCTGGCGGCTCGAAGTCTGCAATTCCGATCGCTCGCCGTGTTTTGAGATCCTGTTCGCGACGCTGGACGACACGATCAAGCACTTGCCGTCCAATCTTCGGGAGTCGGTGACCATCGTGTCGACTCGGATCGGCTCCCTCTCCGACGCCATCGAAGACGTGCGAATGAGCATTCGCGAATTGCGCGCCACGTTGGCGCAAACGAATCGCGCGCCTTACTTGGCGGCCGTCCACGGACGGCGGATTGGCGGCGTCTGA